The sequence GAGCCAGAcaggctgcttactctcacccttcctctttcttctgatgattgactggattatgaaaaccttgacatctgaggggatacacggaatacaatggacatctcagaaccaattagatgatttggacttctcagatgacctagccctcctatgtcatacacacgaacaaatacaaacgaagacaacaaatgtagcagctgCCACTGCATCattagacctcaacatacacaaaggaaaaagcaagattctaaaatacaacacggagaacaccaacgcaatcacacttgatggcgaaatctggaagaggtggaaacattcacgtatctgggaagcatcattgataaacaaggaggatcggatgcagttGTAAatacgaggattgacaaagcaaggaccgaatttctacaattgaagaacatatagaactcaaaacaactgccaactaacttcaaagtgagaatcttcaatacgaacgtcaagacagtcctactgtatggagctgatcgtggagaactactacaatcatcgtCAAGagggtacaaatatttataaacagttgtctactcaaaatactcaacactCATTggacggatactatcagcaacagcgttttatgggagaggactaACCAGCtttcaactgaagaggaaattaggaaaagacgttggaagtggataggacatacatcgctgaaatcaccaaactgcatcatgaggcaatccgtaacttggaatcctgaagagaagaggaaaagaggacggccaaagaacacattacgccgggaaaaagaagcagatatgaaaaggatgaatagcaactggaaagaactggaaaggaaggctcgggacagagttggatggagaatgctggtggccGGTCTATGGTCCAAGAGGGGttacaggcgtaaataagtaaatagCTGATACCATTCCAACACACTAAGATAGATCATGAGGCTACTCTTTATTCTTGATTGCTTTTCAACCAGTAATCCTTGCTGCACTGAATAGTAGTTAAAGCAGTGACAATGGTCTCGACAGTCATGTGATATAAGCACAAATGCTTCTGTAAAATAATTCAGGTGAACCTTTCTCAGAGGTCATTACTACTAAAAGCATAAAAACGAGTAGTAACGTGACTTTGGAAACTAGTGAAGAAGCTTGTGGATAGTATTATAACCTCTCGAAATTACTCATtcgtgagcatatgattatcattACCATAAAAAGTTTATTAAGATTGTTCAATTTTATAGCTAACATCACAGACCGAACTTAATAGAGTTGTGGATTTTCATACTACAAAGAAgtagctgtctagtgcttcctgattttcaatggttatttaTCTACGGTTATTGTGTAATTTTAGCCATAAAATGCAACAATTTCCATAAACCCACCACAATAATcttaattttaatgttaatcCAATTGATTGTCATCAGTTAGTCCATATCTTTTTCTTTAATTGGTCGAATTTACCTACTTAAAATGGAATAAGTCTTGAAAATTTACGATCATTTTATGATTTCGCAAACGCCTACTTATTATTAATCTGATAAATGTTGcgaataataaaagtaatttctattcaacttaatatatatatgtatatatatccttaaatatttatttgaccTCCCTATACTTAAAATCAAGTAATCATATTTAAGTTGAGGTCATAATACACTTCAGTATGATTTTACCTAACTGAAAACAAAAGTGGATAAATTGATTTGTATTACTTATAATCAAACAACAGACTGTCCTTTCATGTCAAGTTTTCTACAAAGATCCATGATGCTTAAATGATTTTCCAGAAACCAATTATACAACAATTTCATGCAAAATCATTTCTTCCAAAAGTTTGAATATTTATGTTGAACATCACCATTTAAAGTGCGATACCGAAGGTGAATATTTAACGGTTTATTCAGAACTTCAAAAAATATGTTTCTAACATGGTAACAATTAGTCTGGTGTTATAATGATAATCTTTATTGATGAACTGAGTATACATTTCTCAATTTACAAGAAATTACTTCATGCTAATTAGTCTATATGATAAGTATGAACTCAAGTGAATTAATTTTTACTGAAAGACCTCAAAGAATATTTCAAGATTGTATTTTACTTGTACAAAATTATTCTTATATTCAAGAGCTGAAATGTTTATCATCTAAAGTAATCGGTACAATAGTTGGTTATCTTATACCAATTTACAGTATACCTTGtatcataattaatttattcatggCTATCAATGTAATAATGAAAGGTAAAAAAGCATCACGTCAACTGATTTATATTTCTGGTATATGCTTATCAAGTGCAATAGCAAATATTATGTTTATATGGTTATGGCAGTATCCTTCTTATGGTTTACCGTATACGACAAATGGAACCCAATTTTTTTCATTCCTAAATATCTCGATTACTGCATGCCGCTTTCATCGTTTCATGTATTCATTCTCAGCAACATTCATGTGTAATATGCGTGTATGTGCTTCATCCGACAGATGCTTAGCTGTATGGAAACCAATAATGTTGAGAAAATTTCGTCATCATTACGCTTGGTATGTTTATGGAgttgtcatttttattagtgCATTACTAATGCTACCATTTGCTATTGAAGTTAACTGGATACCAACAAAATACGGCTTGCAATGTTGGGTTCAGAGTGCCAATGTATACATACAAATACATCATGCATTTCTTTCAAATTTAGGTCCTGTACAAACtatgatattgataataattgatATAACATTTGCCTTCAAATTTCGTCAACAACTGAAAAAGAATAAAACAGATGGGATAGATGTTACAAGTAGTAAACAAATGCATCGTTATTTACTGTTGTTTATATCAGCTGCATCGTATAATGTACTAGCTGCAACACAATGTACATTTTTACTACTTGCACGTTTAGGTAGTGTTAGTTTCATTAAATTTGAATCAGGTCTTGCTTATAACATATCAGATATTTTATGGTACATAAACTCATTAAGAGAAGTACTTGACTTCGTCATTTATCATAGATGTTTTCATGTATTCAGTGGTATTACATCAAGAATatctaaaatgttttattacacGTCGAAAAAAACTATTTCAGTCAGTCGTGATATTAGTAAAATAAGCGTTGTATCAGGCCACAATTACTGACCTGTACATTGCTGACAACATAACTTTGTAACcagaaacaataataatgatgtagAAATATATTTCAACATTTGATATGTCCCAGTTATTGTTATGAAATTCGTATCTTGTAGACCTATTGAAACGAAAACCTTCAGATCTACTCtaataaaatttagaaaatttaaAATGTCCCTAATTTGATTTTATGACTATCATCAATGATACATGAtttttgaatgaaattaaaTTTATGGATAACTATTCATACTTTTTAAGCTAACTGAAAATGTATTGCTGTTTTAATTAGATGTTTGATGAATATCTGGTTAATTTGAACATCACGCTAACTATAGTTTGATGTAAGCTTGAAAACTGTCCAAAATATGTGTGAATCTTTCATCGATAAACAATAAAAACCTTGCTGATAATAAACGGAGAAACCTTGGAATTTCTCTTCTAGTAATATATCATTTATAAGCCTAACAGAAAAGTTGTGACCTACACTTTACCTCTACACTCGGTCAATGATGTAGCTTGGATATTATGCAATATGATACGTGAGCATAAACGTCTCTCCTAGCGTAGTGAATTTCATAGGTCTTGTCTTAGTATTCCGTATGTGCTATCAAGATAAGATTTTGTCGCAAGTTCACTTTGTTAAAAAAACCACACAAACAACGAAAGAAATCCATTGCACCATTGAAGAAGAAATAAAGGCAATTCAATGATGAAAAATTTCCCGATGATTTCACCTTAAGCTGTTCAGTCGTATTTGTAATTGATATGtttactttaaataataatccataataagATGGAAATGTGTCGTCATTAAGaacaataatatcaataataatgtaAACCTTTAAATATCGAACATAATGGTCTGAAATCAAATAAAGTGATGTTGATTGATTTGACTACTTTAAATAGTTTTTATGTCATCAGTTTATGAAAAATTCAAATATTGGAAGTTATGTAGTGATTCAGCGGCTAATGAAAAGTGTTAAGGGGAAAGTAGTTTATAGGTGAGCGAAAGTTTTCTgtttaataaaaatgaacaacagAATGATCAAATGTTTTAATAATAGCTAATAAATAATCGTTGAAAATGATTGAAGAGGTAAAAGATTATTGAGAATGGATGATAGAGAGTAATGTTAAGACCACTGTAGAATGAAGGAATGAATATGTTGTTTACATACACAAAGACTAGCCTTAAATCGATGGATAGCTAATGTCCATGCTGTACACAAGTTTCTCATTTGTAATCTTTTAGAACCTATTGTTCTAGCTATCAGTGACTTAGAAGAAAGATTCCAGGGAAGCAGTATGACTGTAACTAATCAGATATTCCAGGATTAAACCTGCGACTGACTTTTGTAGCTTTTTAGAGAACCAGTCATGGTAAAATTAGAAAATCTTAGTAAAACAACTAATTTGTAACGTAGAATTTATTAAAAGGGAATCTCTTTCCTATACCAATTATTTTGTTGATTATAGTCCCGGGATTTGTTTCTAACTTGCCTGCTTAACTCTGTCTACAATTACTTTTTAACACTTTGCTTGGCAATTTACTTAGTTAATGCGGATTAGTCACCAGTCAACAGATTTTAAAAATCCCGAACAAAGGTATCGTTTTTTTCCACCATCTTATTTCCCTTCTTCCAACCGCTCTCCTTCTACCTGATCTTCCTCTACTTTCTTCGGTGTTCCTTCCTTCTGTTCCAACCCCTTTTTTCCTTTTCATTACTTCTGTTTTTCCTCTTACTTCTACTTCATCTTCCCATTCTTTTTCTCACCTACTTATTTTCACTCTCCTTACTTTTTTCCGGAGTTTACCCTTCTTATTTTACTTTTCCTTATTATTCATATCCCAATTCTTCTTCTCTCTTACTTAGGATTCTTCTCCTCAAACTTCTTCCAGTCTCTCGTTTCTGTTTCTCCcccatttttttcttttccttctCAAAAAGCATTCATGTCTTTAGCCTACGGTGAATACGAGAAAGttgaatttaataaaatgatCAGTTTTCGATTTAGCTTCATTGAATAAATGACCTTTTAAAGAATTGCTTTTAATCTATTATGAAGGCGAATACAGATGATATGAAAAATAAACGGCTAAGTTTataattttatacatttttcacTCATttctgataaataaaaaaaatcagtttcttaagaaaaaataaagtttatttctTCCGGCTTAAAGTAAAAAGAACATAAAGATCATAGAACTGATTAAGTAATTTTGAAGAAATAACAATCTTGATTGTACAGTCTGTCAATTTAATCTCACACAAAGGGCTAGATGAAAATAATGCAACTATCCGGCAGTttctatggtaaacaaataagGTAATAATATATCGAAAACCGAATGTTTtacacaaaataaaataattcaatacAGAGATTGCATAAGTAACTATATCATCAAAAATTATCTCGGATAACACTTATTCTAAAGGAGTTCTAATTGATGAAATGGTGATTTTTAGATTTTCTATTTATAATAATGACTTGATGGTTGGATTTATCGACGTTGTTTACATTTGcatgtttgttttattaaagaGAGGAAGTTTGATTTTTAAACATTGATTTTTGAACATGATACAGAAATACTTACTTCACGTCAGACGGT comes from Schistosoma mansoni, WGS project CABG00000000 data, supercontig 0677, strain Puerto Rico, whole genome shotgun sequence and encodes:
- a CDS encoding rhodopsin-like orphan GPCR,putative, whose translation is MISMNSSELIFTERPQRIFQDCILLVQNYSYIQELKCLSSKVIGTIVGYLIPIYSIPCIIINLFMAINVIMKGKKASRQLIYISGICLSSAIANIMFIWLWQYPSYGLPYTTNGTQFFSFLNISITACRFHRFMYSFSATFMCNMRVCASSDRCLAVWKPIMLRKFRHHYAWYVYGVVIFISALLMLPFAIEVNWIPTKYGLQCWVQSANVYIQIHHAFLSNLGPVQTMILIIIDITFAFKFRQQLKKNKTDGIDVTSSKQMHRYLLLFISAASYNVLAATQCTFLLLARLGSVSFIKFESGLAYNISDILWYINSLREVLDFVIYHRCFHVFSGITSRISKMFYYTSKKTISVSRDISKISVVSGHNY